In Massilia forsythiae, one DNA window encodes the following:
- the rpsL gene encoding 30S ribosomal protein S12: protein MPTINQLIRKPREAAVVKSKSPALENCPQKRGVCTRVYTTTPKKPNSALRKVAKVRLTNGFEVISYIGGEGHNLQEHSVVLIRGGRVKDLPGVRYHMVRGALDTQGVKDRKQARSKYGAKRAKAAKK from the coding sequence ATGCCAACCATCAATCAACTGATTCGCAAGCCGCGTGAAGCCGCGGTTGTGAAGAGCAAGTCGCCGGCACTGGAAAACTGCCCGCAAAAGCGCGGTGTTTGCACCCGTGTCTACACGACGACCCCGAAGAAGCCGAACTCGGCGCTGCGTAAGGTCGCCAAGGTTCGCCTGACCAACGGTTTCGAAGTCATTTCGTACATCGGCGGCGAAGGCCACAACCTGCAGGAACACTCGGTCGTGCTGATCCGCGGCGGCCGTGTGAAGGACTTGCCGGGTGTGCGTTACCACATGGTCCGCGGTGCACTGGATACCCAGGGCGTCAAGGATCGTAAGCAGGCGCGTTCGAAGTACGGTGCCAAGCGCGCCAAGGCCGCCAAGAAGTAA
- the rpsG gene encoding 30S ribosomal protein S7, translating to MPRRREVPKREILPDPKFGNTDVAKFVNVLMLSGKKSVAENIIYGAFEHIQSKSGKDPLEVFTTAINNCKPMVEVKSRRVGGANYQVPVEVRPVRRMALSMRWLREAANKRSEKSMPQRLGGELLEAAEGRGGAMKRRDEVHRMAEANKAFSHFRF from the coding sequence ATGCCACGTCGTCGTGAAGTACCCAAGCGCGAGATTCTGCCGGATCCGAAATTCGGCAACACCGATGTCGCCAAGTTCGTCAACGTTCTGATGCTGTCCGGCAAGAAGTCGGTCGCAGAGAACATCATCTACGGTGCGTTCGAACACATCCAATCGAAGTCGGGCAAGGACCCGCTGGAAGTGTTCACGACCGCGATCAACAACTGCAAGCCGATGGTCGAGGTGAAGTCCCGCCGCGTCGGTGGCGCCAACTACCAGGTGCCAGTGGAAGTGCGTCCGGTCCGTCGTATGGCCCTGTCTATGCGTTGGTTGCGCGAAGCCGCAAACAAGCGTAGCGAAAAGTCCATGCCGCAACGTCTGGGTGGCGAGCTGCTGGAAGCGGCGGAAGGCCGCGGCGGCGCGATGAAGCGTCGTGACGAGGTGCACCGTATGGCTGAAGCGAACAAGGCGTTCTCGCACTTCCGCTTCTAA